The following are from one region of the Paenibacillus sp. JZ16 genome:
- a CDS encoding LacI family DNA-binding transcriptional regulator encodes MAGKVTMQQIADHLGLSKFAVSKALSGKSGVSLETREKIVNVATQLGYFANKPQKAGGKKNETKASGTLAARETVIVLVPNVRYQTRDSLYWGRIIDGITNELELRETGMVIVTDQFKDSFANLINPSGVRGIIGVGFISSQLLLEIRSLDIPFVLIDHEDPLIPSDSLFMNNVECTRRVTNYLTGCGHRKLQFVGNVRFSRSFTDRYQGYRSVLGEQGIPLNQNEELLSFEGDNRSEMTEALEMIISRMDELPTAFVCANDSIAICVMTVLGKLGTKVPADCSVTGFDNIEDAAFATPSLSTIHVNKEAFGRRAVEMLMRRVEQPDSPLEKILLAGDFILRESTAYAKKVD; translated from the coding sequence ATGGCAGGAAAAGTCACGATGCAGCAAATTGCCGATCATCTCGGACTTTCAAAGTTCGCAGTTTCTAAAGCGCTTTCAGGTAAATCCGGCGTCAGTCTGGAGACAAGGGAGAAAATCGTGAACGTCGCGACCCAACTCGGCTATTTTGCCAACAAGCCGCAGAAGGCCGGAGGCAAGAAGAACGAAACTAAAGCCAGCGGCACCCTTGCCGCAAGGGAGACCGTAATCGTGCTCGTTCCGAATGTCCGTTATCAGACACGCGATTCCCTGTATTGGGGACGAATTATCGATGGAATCACAAATGAGCTTGAGCTGAGGGAGACGGGGATGGTCATCGTGACCGACCAATTCAAGGACAGCTTTGCGAACCTGATTAATCCGAGCGGGGTGAGAGGCATCATCGGCGTCGGATTCATCTCGTCGCAGCTGCTCCTCGAAATCCGGAGCCTGGATATCCCCTTCGTATTGATCGATCATGAAGATCCGCTGATTCCGTCAGACTCCCTGTTCATGAACAATGTGGAGTGCACGAGACGGGTAACCAATTACTTGACGGGGTGCGGGCATCGAAAGCTTCAGTTTGTAGGCAACGTCCGGTTTTCGCGCAGCTTCACCGATCGTTATCAAGGGTACCGCTCCGTTCTCGGCGAGCAGGGGATTCCGCTGAATCAGAACGAGGAGCTGCTTAGCTTCGAAGGGGACAACCGCTCCGAAATGACGGAGGCGCTGGAGATGATTATTAGTCGGATGGATGAGCTGCCGACCGCTTTTGTGTGCGCGAACGACTCCATTGCCATCTGCGTTATGACGGTCCTTGGCAAGCTGGGTACCAAAGTGCCTGCTGATTGCTCCGTTACCGGCTTTGACAACATTGAGGATGCGGCTTTTGCGACCCCGTCGCTGAGCACCATCCATGTCAACAAGGAGGCGTTCGGACGCAGGGCGGTGGAGATGTTGATGAGACGGGTGGAGCAGCCGGATAGTCCGCTGGAAAAAATACTGCTTGCCGGCGACTTCATCCTCCGCGAATCCACGGCTTATGCCAAGAAGGTCGATTGA
- a CDS encoding response regulator, which yields MLNIAVVDDEERIRLGLGKLIQDAGEQYRVVGTFASGQELLDQWHELQPDLVITDIKMPQMNGLQLMANIKQMGCHTKFAVLSGYNDFEYARTAMRQGALEYLLKPVNMKELLRMLENVDELVKGEQNERKLESDDLASFLLGADQRKMPGHLFEEVCDRLDQQALFHGYYAVILLRTFPEIVEERLLEWTSAWGAERKIIDCEGERQAILVSIAESSHANIVREWAAMLLQQLPAGTSAKAGISGVFSGSRWLPQAYREAASVLEQAWYSDERRCCGGEGRPPVQKEERYRLVRSLDKLLLPALRSGEYARLPAALRTWLDETASLQPGWAELREVCFALESHVAEEMKQRGIPAGDVDWSLEPGNSENWRSFAGQLKIAVDQAAGLLDQGKSEHRAVETIKAYIQQHYTEEIELQHLADLVYLTPSYLSKLFKTETGETITDYCIAVRIEHAKRLLKEDHGLKTYMVGERVGYPDPAYFNKVFKKMTGKTPKEYRDFVR from the coding sequence ATGCTTAACATTGCAGTGGTGGATGATGAGGAACGGATCAGGTTAGGGCTGGGCAAGCTCATACAGGATGCAGGCGAGCAGTACCGCGTCGTGGGGACGTTTGCAAGCGGTCAGGAGCTGCTGGATCAATGGCATGAGCTGCAGCCCGATCTGGTCATTACCGATATCAAAATGCCGCAAATGAACGGGCTCCAGCTAATGGCGAATATCAAGCAGATGGGCTGCCATACCAAATTCGCCGTGCTGAGCGGTTATAACGATTTCGAATATGCCCGGACCGCGATGCGGCAGGGAGCCCTGGAGTATTTGCTCAAGCCGGTCAATATGAAAGAGCTGCTTCGCATGCTGGAGAACGTCGACGAGCTGGTCAAGGGCGAGCAGAACGAGCGCAAGCTGGAGTCGGACGATCTGGCGAGCTTCCTGTTAGGCGCGGATCAGCGAAAAATGCCGGGGCATTTGTTCGAGGAAGTCTGCGACCGACTGGATCAGCAGGCGCTGTTCCACGGATATTATGCGGTCATCCTGCTTCGCACATTCCCGGAAATCGTGGAAGAGAGGCTGCTTGAATGGACATCGGCTTGGGGGGCTGAGCGGAAAATTATCGACTGCGAAGGGGAACGGCAGGCGATCCTGGTGTCCATTGCAGAGTCCAGCCATGCGAATATCGTAAGGGAATGGGCTGCGATGCTCCTGCAGCAGCTTCCCGCGGGCACATCGGCGAAGGCAGGCATCAGCGGCGTGTTCAGTGGAAGCCGATGGCTGCCGCAGGCCTATAGGGAAGCCGCGAGCGTGCTGGAGCAGGCTTGGTACAGCGACGAAAGGCGCTGCTGTGGGGGTGAAGGCAGACCGCCGGTTCAGAAGGAAGAGCGCTACCGTCTTGTCCGTTCGCTGGATAAGCTGCTGCTTCCGGCACTGCGTTCCGGTGAGTATGCGCGCTTGCCGGCGGCGCTGCGGACATGGCTGGATGAGACGGCTTCCCTGCAGCCGGGCTGGGCCGAGCTGAGAGAGGTTTGTTTTGCCCTGGAGTCACATGTGGCGGAAGAGATGAAGCAGAGGGGCATTCCAGCAGGGGATGTGGATTGGAGCCTGGAGCCGGGGAACAGCGAGAATTGGCGCTCCTTCGCGGGCCAGCTGAAGATCGCTGTTGACCAGGCTGCCGGGCTTCTGGATCAAGGGAAGAGCGAGCACCGGGCTGTGGAGACGATCAAAGCCTATATTCAGCAGCATTATACCGAGGAAATAGAGCTGCAGCACCTCGCCGATCTGGTCTATTTGACCCCGAGTTACTTGAGCAAGCTGTTCAAGACCGAGACGGGGGAGACGATTACCGACTATTGTATCGCCGTGCGAATCGAGCATGCCAAGCGGCTGCTGAAGGAGGATCACGGGCTCAAGACGTATATGGTCGGCGAACGCGTGGGCTACCCGGACCCGGCTTATTTTAATAAAGTATTCAAAAAAATGACCGGGAAAACTCCAAAGGAGTACCGTGATTTTGTTAGGTGA
- a CDS encoding SGNH/GDSL hydrolase family protein — translation MQNNSPEFDKVSPFQLDQNMKIDNAGADERLWYSPLEEPFRVSGFAWLDVEHKYRRLPTVPDVPIGPEVDALANCTSGGQIRFRTNSRSVSVRVRLTAGSGMYHMPPTGECGVDAYIGGPGEWKHAGTARFQPGQVEYESSLFTVEDRKVRSFLLNMPLYQGVEEIWIGLEPEAEVWAPESYDSSKKVIVYGTSITQGGCASRPGMSYTNILSRRLHLEFVNLGFSGNGKGEPELAELAAQISEPACLVIDYEANCGGTEAYRQTLPQYIETYRKFHPQVPIILVSRIPHGAESFMPEFREGRLVRKKFQMDLIRQLTEDGDHNLTFVDGSDWLGDDPGETTVDGVHPTDLGFKLMADGLEPVLRQVIGDRAAAAGR, via the coding sequence GTGCAGAACAATAGCCCTGAATTTGATAAGGTGTCTCCATTTCAGTTGGATCAGAACATGAAGATTGATAACGCCGGAGCGGACGAACGGTTATGGTATTCCCCATTGGAGGAGCCGTTCCGAGTATCGGGCTTTGCCTGGCTCGACGTTGAACATAAATATCGCAGGCTGCCTACCGTTCCTGATGTTCCCATAGGGCCGGAGGTGGATGCATTAGCGAACTGCACATCAGGTGGTCAGATCCGCTTCCGCACGAATTCGCGAAGCGTCTCGGTCCGCGTGCGGCTGACCGCAGGATCCGGCATGTATCACATGCCGCCAACGGGGGAGTGCGGCGTGGATGCTTATATCGGCGGCCCGGGCGAGTGGAAACATGCAGGAACGGCCCGTTTCCAGCCAGGTCAGGTAGAGTATGAGAGCAGCCTTTTCACTGTCGAGGACCGCAAAGTACGCTCGTTCCTGCTCAACATGCCTTTATACCAGGGCGTCGAGGAGATATGGATTGGACTTGAACCAGAAGCGGAGGTCTGGGCGCCGGAATCCTATGATTCTTCCAAAAAAGTGATTGTATACGGAACATCCATCACGCAAGGCGGATGCGCCTCACGGCCCGGCATGTCGTACACGAATATCTTAAGCCGCAGGCTGCATCTGGAGTTTGTCAACCTGGGCTTCTCGGGGAACGGCAAGGGAGAGCCGGAGCTTGCCGAGCTGGCCGCCCAAATCTCGGAGCCGGCCTGCCTCGTGATTGATTATGAGGCGAATTGCGGGGGGACCGAAGCTTATCGGCAGACCTTGCCGCAGTATATCGAGACTTACCGGAAGTTCCATCCCCAGGTTCCCATCATCCTGGTATCCCGCATCCCTCATGGAGCCGAGTCGTTTATGCCGGAGTTTCGCGAAGGACGGCTGGTGCGGAAAAAGTTCCAGATGGATCTGATCCGGCAGCTGACCGAGGACGGAGACCATAACCTAACATTTGTGGATGGATCGGATTGGTTAGGTGACGATCCCGGGGAGACGACCGTTGATGGGGTTCATCCGACCGACCTTGGCTTCAAGCTGATGGCGGATGGGCTTGAGCCTGTGCTAAGGCAAGTGATTGGCGATAGAGCCGCTGCAGCAGGGCGATAG
- a CDS encoding carbohydrate ABC transporter permease — protein sequence MFNFSYKTQRYLILFGFLAIPVLLSLTFSYYPALSLLYYSLTDWSGLGWDMNFIGFDNYVEIFTKPEVFSSLKNNLYYLVGGLIQVVFALYFAVILTSKLKGRNGFRVALFLPYVLHSVATVIMFKNVYHMEYGSLNTLLGALGLESLQQSWLGDKGIVNFALAFISMWKYMGLNMVIFIGALQSIPGDLYEAASIDGASGWQKFRYITLPSIRGVLELMLILTLTGALEAFDIPFVMLLGANDTSTFVIKTVDTAFKYQNFGLASAMAVVLLIIVLLFIVIQRKLLFREEKQS from the coding sequence TTGTTCAATTTCAGTTATAAAACGCAGCGCTATCTTATTCTGTTCGGTTTCCTTGCCATTCCGGTGCTCTTGTCACTGACCTTCTCTTATTATCCGGCACTATCGCTGTTGTATTACAGCTTGACGGACTGGTCGGGTCTCGGCTGGGATATGAACTTTATCGGCTTTGACAACTACGTCGAAATTTTTACGAAGCCTGAAGTGTTCAGTTCACTCAAGAACAATCTGTATTATCTGGTCGGGGGCCTCATCCAGGTCGTGTTTGCCCTCTATTTTGCCGTCATTCTGACAAGCAAGCTGAAGGGGAGAAACGGCTTCCGGGTTGCTTTGTTCCTGCCGTACGTGCTGCACAGCGTGGCCACGGTTATCATGTTCAAGAACGTATATCACATGGAGTACGGCTCTTTGAATACGCTGCTCGGCGCGCTTGGACTCGAATCCTTGCAGCAGAGCTGGCTGGGCGATAAGGGGATCGTGAATTTTGCCCTGGCGTTCATCTCGATGTGGAAGTACATGGGACTGAACATGGTTATTTTTATTGGGGCGCTCCAATCGATTCCGGGCGACCTGTATGAGGCAGCCTCGATTGACGGGGCATCGGGTTGGCAGAAGTTCCGTTACATCACACTGCCTAGCATCCGGGGCGTGCTGGAGCTGATGCTCATCCTTACCTTGACGGGCGCGCTCGAAGCGTTCGATATTCCGTTTGTGATGCTGCTCGGGGCGAACGATACGTCGACCTTCGTCATTAAGACGGTGGATACGGCGTTCAAGTATCAGAACTTTGGACTGGCTTCGGCGATGGCGGTTGTGCTGCTAATTATCGTACTGCTGTTCATTGTCATCCAGCGGAAGCTGCTGTTCAGAGAGGAGAAGCAATCATGA
- a CDS encoding radical SAM protein: MPKNRPYLYHELTNSICTTCYRKVEAKIIEENGMIYMLKRCLVHGPEKVLIATEADYYHQTRKFIKPSEMPLVWNTPIRYGCPYDCGLCPDHEQHSCLTLLEITDHCNLQCPICFAESSPHRTSYRSLAQIEFMLDRIVENEGEPDIVQISGGEPTTHPDFFDILDMCKSRPIKHIMVNTNGIRIAQDRDFARRLAEYMPGFEIYLQFDSFEAHVLKELRGADLRRIRQQAIDHLNEFNISTTLVVTLKKGLNDGEIGDIIQYGLQQKAVRGVTIQPIQAAGRLEGYDPATDRLTVSEVRRMIIDQSEVFTDADILPVPCHPDCLAMGYALKLGGEVLPLTRMIDPEILLEGDSNTIVFEQDPVIRSKMFELLSTGHSPQSSALSLKSLLCCLPLAAVPEQITYDNVFRVIIMQFLDAHNFDVRSVKKSCVHIMHPDGRMIPFDTYNMFYRDDKEELLKELKAEVATAWDR, translated from the coding sequence ATGCCAAAAAACCGGCCTTATCTGTATCATGAACTGACCAACAGCATATGCACGACCTGTTACCGCAAAGTGGAAGCCAAGATCATCGAGGAGAACGGCATGATCTACATGCTCAAAAGATGCCTCGTTCACGGTCCGGAAAAAGTGCTGATCGCAACCGAGGCCGATTATTACCATCAGACGCGAAAGTTCATCAAGCCGTCCGAAATGCCGCTCGTCTGGAATACGCCGATCCGTTACGGCTGTCCTTACGACTGCGGACTCTGTCCGGACCATGAGCAGCACAGCTGCCTCACGCTGCTGGAGATCACGGATCACTGCAACCTGCAGTGTCCGATCTGCTTCGCGGAATCGTCGCCGCATCGCACTTCCTACAGGTCGCTTGCACAGATCGAATTCATGCTCGACCGGATCGTCGAGAACGAGGGAGAGCCCGACATCGTGCAGATCAGCGGCGGCGAGCCGACGACGCATCCGGATTTTTTTGACATCCTGGACATGTGCAAGAGCCGTCCCATCAAGCATATTATGGTGAACACGAACGGTATCCGCATTGCCCAGGACCGCGATTTTGCGCGGAGGCTCGCCGAATATATGCCCGGCTTCGAAATCTACCTGCAGTTCGACAGTTTTGAGGCGCATGTGCTGAAGGAGCTGAGAGGGGCCGACCTGCGGCGCATCCGCCAGCAGGCCATTGACCATCTGAATGAATTCAACATATCCACGACGCTGGTCGTCACGCTGAAGAAAGGCCTCAATGACGGCGAGATCGGAGACATTATTCAGTACGGACTTCAGCAAAAAGCAGTGCGCGGCGTGACTATTCAGCCGATTCAGGCCGCAGGCCGGCTGGAGGGGTATGATCCGGCAACCGATCGGCTGACCGTGAGCGAAGTCCGGCGGATGATCATCGATCAGTCCGAGGTGTTTACGGATGCGGACATTCTGCCGGTGCCTTGCCATCCGGATTGCCTGGCGATGGGCTACGCATTGAAGCTGGGCGGGGAAGTGCTGCCGTTGACGCGGATGATCGACCCGGAAATCCTGCTCGAGGGCGACAGCAACACGATTGTGTTTGAGCAGGATCCGGTCATCCGAAGCAAAATGTTCGAGCTGCTGTCAACGGGCCATTCGCCGCAATCTTCGGCGCTCTCCCTGAAGAGCCTGCTCTGCTGTCTGCCGCTGGCCGCCGTACCGGAGCAGATTACCTATGACAACGTCTTCCGGGTCATTATCATGCAGTTCCTGGATGCCCATAACTTCGATGTCCGCTCCGTCAAGAAATCCTGCGTCCACATCATGCATCCCGACGGACGGATGATCCCGTTCGATACCTACAACATGTTCTACCGGGATGACAAGGAAGAGCTGCTGAAGGAGCTGAAGGCAGAGGTTGCCACGGCCTGGGACCGGTAA
- a CDS encoding sensor histidine kinase, which translates to MPRRSIEMNMRGCIARLWKERPAGRLDRKLFVVFLFLIILPIGLITYFAAERYTATIENNTVAYVSQLSSKMMGKLDDYVTDMMKISIIPSYLNEIQSGLELSNRHYQAEGQPKESASLNESELKLQITRKVERSIYFMNNIKEGTSNVYLFDLFGNPYYVVKSGGNRSNLQQYYDNWRKLATAAGGRPVLVSTQEIAVSAGSKQYMFTVVRDIIDKSYHSIGTIVVDANIGVIENIVTDLEETTHGTTFILDDNGTVIYDSEKKYLSRSMTDNKALAQATGTEGSFRLDVGGEEQLVVYRKSEQTGWLILITVPERQLMQDALKTRKITIAAAVGVTSFALIISLILIYALTRPLRSIVHLMKQVQTGKLDVVFPVRRRDEAALIGVSFNRMMARIKQLIDDIYTIEKRKKEAELERLQHQINPHFIYNTLETIRMTAVLHDDHEVGDMVQLLGQQLRYSIHAGSEVVEVKHEWEHVKAYIELLNYRYGERFMLTLPEDPAANSIKVMKLLFQPIIENAVNHGFDENKPVLHLTITYAMDGTDHVFTVTDDGLGMSAEALDRLRHVLDQAQPQGTDGRGVGLRNVHERLQLRYGRPYGLAVDSEEGQGTSVRITFPADHTEEPRTGGLANA; encoded by the coding sequence ATGCCAAGAAGGTCGATTGAGATGAATATGCGCGGCTGCATTGCCCGTCTATGGAAGGAGCGGCCGGCCGGGCGTCTGGACCGGAAGCTGTTTGTGGTCTTTTTGTTTCTGATCATCCTGCCGATCGGACTCATCACGTATTTTGCGGCAGAACGCTATACGGCCACCATCGAGAATAATACGGTCGCCTACGTGTCCCAGCTGTCGAGCAAAATGATGGGCAAGCTGGACGATTACGTGACCGATATGATGAAAATTTCGATCATTCCCTCGTACCTCAATGAAATTCAGTCAGGGCTTGAGCTGTCGAATCGGCATTACCAGGCGGAGGGGCAGCCGAAGGAATCGGCGAGCCTGAACGAGAGCGAGCTGAAGCTCCAGATCACGCGCAAGGTCGAGCGGAGCATCTACTTCATGAACAACATAAAGGAAGGCACGAGTAACGTGTATCTGTTCGACCTTTTCGGCAACCCGTACTACGTGGTCAAAAGCGGCGGGAACCGTTCGAATCTGCAGCAGTACTATGACAACTGGCGCAAGCTCGCCACGGCGGCCGGCGGCCGGCCCGTGCTGGTCAGCACGCAGGAGATCGCCGTGTCCGCCGGCAGCAAGCAGTATATGTTCACGGTCGTCCGCGACATTATCGATAAATCGTATCATTCCATCGGAACAATTGTGGTGGATGCCAACATCGGCGTGATCGAGAACATTGTCACCGACCTGGAGGAGACGACGCACGGCACCACCTTCATCCTGGATGACAACGGGACCGTGATCTATGACAGCGAGAAGAAATATTTGTCCCGCAGCATGACCGACAATAAGGCGCTTGCCCAGGCCACCGGAACCGAAGGGAGCTTTCGCCTTGACGTTGGCGGGGAGGAGCAGCTGGTCGTCTACCGGAAATCCGAGCAGACGGGCTGGCTGATCCTGATTACGGTGCCGGAGCGTCAGCTGATGCAGGATGCGCTTAAGACCCGCAAAATTACGATCGCTGCGGCTGTCGGCGTTACCAGCTTTGCCCTCATCATTTCCCTGATTCTGATTTATGCGCTGACAAGACCGCTGCGGTCCATCGTCCATCTGATGAAGCAGGTGCAGACCGGCAAGCTGGATGTGGTGTTCCCGGTCCGAAGGCGTGACGAGGCAGCGCTGATCGGGGTTTCGTTCAACCGGATGATGGCACGCATCAAACAGCTTATTGATGATATTTACACGATCGAGAAGCGGAAGAAGGAGGCGGAACTGGAGCGCCTACAGCACCAGATCAATCCGCATTTTATCTACAACACGCTGGAGACGATCCGGATGACGGCCGTCCTTCATGATGATCATGAGGTGGGGGATATGGTTCAGCTGTTAGGCCAGCAGCTCCGTTACAGCATTCATGCCGGCAGCGAGGTCGTGGAGGTGAAGCACGAGTGGGAGCATGTCAAAGCCTACATCGAGCTGCTGAATTACCGTTACGGCGAGCGGTTCATGCTGACATTGCCGGAAGATCCGGCAGCTAATTCCATTAAGGTGATGAAGCTGCTGTTTCAACCGATTATCGAGAATGCCGTCAATCATGGCTTTGACGAGAACAAACCCGTGCTCCATCTGACCATTACCTATGCTATGGATGGCACGGACCATGTTTTTACCGTGACGGATGACGGGTTAGGCATGTCGGCAGAAGCGCTTGACAGGCTGCGCCACGTGCTGGATCAGGCGCAGCCTCAAGGTACGGACGGCCGGGGGGTCGGGCTGCGCAATGTGCATGAGAGACTTCAGCTCCGATACGGCAGACCTTACGGCCTTGCCGTAGACAGCGAGGAAGGGCAGGGCACTTCCGTTCGGATTACATTTCCCGCGGACCATACAGAAGAACCGAGAACAGGAGGACTTGCGAATGCTTAA
- a CDS encoding glycoside hydrolase family 113 — MNSTNTWKEKVCGMTWGWTGVRGSWTGPEAEFSMERMADMNVNWVAIALSAVQATPQSTEIPFREEPTVTDDEVRWAIRKAKSLGLKVCLKPVVNVANGTWRAHINFFDEEVPGEPSWAEWFRSYGEFIRHYAEIAEEEHCEMLCVGCEMVQADKRDAEWRALIGDVRSVYGGLVTYNCDKYQEERVGWWDAVDIISSSGYYPIDQWEEQLDRIEGTVRRWNKPFFFMEAGCPSREGSPARPNDWSLPGGPSEEEQRRYYEAMFAACAKRDWMQGYMLWDWPARLYGLEEAALNDDYCMYGKLAEETVKTFYAAGIRV, encoded by the coding sequence ATGAACTCGACAAACACGTGGAAGGAAAAAGTATGCGGCATGACCTGGGGGTGGACCGGCGTACGGGGCTCCTGGACGGGACCCGAGGCGGAATTCTCCATGGAACGCATGGCGGACATGAACGTGAATTGGGTGGCCATTGCGCTGTCTGCCGTGCAGGCAACGCCGCAGTCGACGGAAATCCCGTTCCGGGAGGAACCGACGGTGACGGATGATGAGGTGCGATGGGCCATCCGCAAGGCGAAGAGCCTGGGGCTCAAGGTGTGCTTGAAGCCGGTCGTGAACGTGGCGAACGGAACATGGCGAGCCCACATTAACTTCTTCGACGAGGAGGTTCCCGGTGAACCGAGCTGGGCCGAATGGTTCCGCTCCTATGGGGAATTCATTCGCCATTATGCCGAAATCGCGGAGGAAGAGCACTGCGAGATGCTGTGCGTGGGCTGCGAGATGGTGCAGGCCGACAAGCGGGATGCGGAGTGGCGGGCCCTGATCGGGGACGTAAGAAGCGTCTACGGTGGGCTGGTGACGTATAACTGCGACAAATATCAGGAGGAGCGCGTGGGTTGGTGGGATGCGGTAGATATCATCTCCTCCAGCGGCTATTATCCGATCGACCAGTGGGAGGAGCAGCTGGACCGGATCGAAGGCACGGTCCGCCGATGGAACAAGCCGTTCTTCTTCATGGAAGCCGGCTGCCCGAGCCGCGAGGGATCCCCGGCCCGCCCGAACGATTGGTCGCTGCCCGGCGGCCCGTCGGAGGAGGAGCAGCGGCGGTATTATGAAGCAATGTTCGCGGCCTGCGCCAAGCGGGATTGGATGCAGGGGTACATGCTGTGGGACTGGCCGGCACGGCTGTACGGTCTGGAGGAAGCGGCCCTGAACGATGATTATTGCATGTACGGCAAGTTGGCCGAGGAGACGGTAAAGACATTTTATGCTGCGGGAATTCGGGTTTAG
- a CDS encoding carbohydrate ABC transporter permease, producing the protein MRRERSIGFTMFNYFTLVVALFVVFFPIYSFFVGAFKTQVEYYQSGLSLPDNFFNFENFKRVIDIGDLGLGFRNILIVLVISVVGNILFGTMVAYAVGRFEFKMKKAIMGMYLVAQVIPMVTTQVATFSVIQSLGAYNTMFAPILLYLGADVLQIVIYLQFVNSIPRDLDESAMLEGASLFKIYRSIIFPLLAPATATLVILKSISIYNDFYTPYLYMPSQDLKVVSTAIYSFIGPNAAQLNVISAGILIIFIPTVVLFLFMQRYIFAGVTNGAVK; encoded by the coding sequence ATGAGAAGGGAACGCTCGATCGGCTTTACGATGTTCAACTATTTCACGCTGGTTGTCGCTTTGTTCGTGGTGTTTTTCCCGATTTACTCCTTTTTTGTAGGGGCGTTCAAGACCCAGGTGGAGTATTATCAATCAGGCCTTAGTCTACCGGATAATTTTTTTAACTTCGAGAACTTTAAGCGGGTAATCGATATCGGGGATTTGGGACTTGGCTTTCGCAATATCCTGATCGTGCTGGTCATTTCGGTTGTCGGCAATATCCTGTTTGGCACCATGGTTGCTTATGCCGTCGGACGGTTTGAGTTCAAGATGAAAAAAGCCATCATGGGCATGTATCTGGTCGCTCAGGTCATCCCGATGGTCACGACACAAGTGGCTACCTTCAGCGTCATCCAGAGCCTGGGGGCCTACAACACGATGTTTGCGCCGATTCTGCTGTACTTAGGAGCCGACGTGCTCCAGATCGTCATCTATCTGCAATTCGTGAACAGCATCCCGCGGGATTTGGATGAGAGCGCCATGCTGGAGGGGGCGTCCTTGTTCAAAATCTACCGTTCCATCATCTTCCCGCTGCTAGCGCCAGCTACGGCCACCTTGGTCATTCTGAAGAGCATCTCGATTTACAACGATTTTTACACGCCGTACCTGTATATGCCAAGCCAAGACCTGAAGGTGGTGTCTACCGCGATCTATTCCTTCATCGGTCCGAACGCGGCGCAGCTGAACGTGATCTCGGCAGGCATTCTCATTATTTTCATTCCGACGGTCGTGTTGTTCTTGTTCATGCAGCGGTACATTTTTGCGGGGGTTACGAACGGAGCGGTCAAATAA